Proteins encoded in a region of the Vicia villosa cultivar HV-30 ecotype Madison, WI linkage group LG5, Vvil1.0, whole genome shotgun sequence genome:
- the LOC131602309 gene encoding uncharacterized protein LOC131602309 — MYLKKPLWSEGIETDKPDPTVSSSDPNASMVELVNSLHQQRVYREVTLALTTGLRDARAEFSFLRLRALRSILNFLNSIADSDSTIYLFNLTQSIPQLQVVPVLFQHSLKETGSDHNYSKVVGDMSHIFGVEPLKLTSPSTDDEIALALRVLEGCCLLHPHSTTLAHQHNAVQVLLNILSTRGVLEQSACLDALISLMVDSSPNQMDFEKYNGITEVADLIRDKQVDENLRLKCGEFLQLLIGHVNGRDSPPLATIHEDTRRLLGETSASLIWAASQFGSTLDPEQRLTALQIQARRILESLDLY; from the exons ATGTATCTGAAGAAACCACTCTGGAGTGAAGGAATCGAAACAGATAAACCAGATCCAACTGTATCATCATCAGATCCAAATGCTTCCATGGTGGAGCTCGTGAATTCACTTCATCAACaaagggtatatcgggaagtaaCTCTCGCTCTCACCACCGGTCTCCGAGACGCACGCGCCGAATTCTCGTTCCTCCGTCTCCGTGCTCTCCGCTCCATTCTCAATTTCCTCAATTCCATTGCCGATTCCGATTCTACTATTTACCTCTTTAACCTAACACAATCCATTCCCCAACTTCAAG TGGTTCCGGTTCTCTTTCAGCACTCGTTAAAGGAAACGGGGAGTGATCACAATTACAGTAAGGTTGTAGGAGATATGAGTCATATATTTGGTGTGGAACCTTTGAAGTTAACTAGTCCGTCTACAGATGATGAAATTGCACTTGCTCTTAGAGTCTTGGAGGGATGTTGTTTGCTTCATCCACATAGTACTACTCTTGCCCATCAACACAATGCTGTTCAG GTTTTGTTGAATATACTATCCACCCGTGGAGTTCTTGAGCAAAGTGCATGCTTAGATGCTCTGATCTCATTGATGGTTGATTCATCACCCAATCAAATG GATTTTGAGAAATATAATGGTATTACGGAAGTTGCCGACCTTATAAGAGACAAACAAGTAGATGAAAATCTCAG GTTAAAGTGTGGAGAGTTTTTGCAGCTGCTCATTGGACATGTCAATGGAAGAGATTCACCACCTCTGGCAACTATACACGAAGACACAAGGCGTCTCTTAGGGGAGACATCAGCCTCCTTGATATGGGCAGCCAGTCAGTTTGGCTCGACGCTGGATCCAGAACAGAGACTAACTGCTCTTCAAATCCAGGCTCGCAGGATCCTTGAATCATTGGACTTGTATTGA